In one Asterias amurensis chromosome 9, ASM3211899v1 genomic region, the following are encoded:
- the LOC139941867 gene encoding uncharacterized protein, with translation MGSPISPVLADIFMEEFESSSLLTADLRPNLWLRYVDDTFVVWPHGQDSLHYLNQQHSSIKFTMEQEHSGKLPFLDVLITRNQDGTLHHSIYRKPTHTDRYLHQRSFHHPAIKSSVNRALVQQAYTICDPDSLQHELQHITTSLQRNGYNAKQARPPRPKGLLYPRSNTHTHTHS, from the coding sequence ATGGGATCCCCTATATCCCCAGTTCTAGCTGACATATTCATGGAAGAGTTTGAGTCCTCATCACTCCTCACCGCTGACCTCCGACCCAACCTGTGGCTCCGCTacgttgacgacacctttgtcgtGTGGCCCCACGGTCAGGACTCTCTCCATTACCTCAACCAACAACACTCCAGTATCAAGTTCACCATGGAGCAAGAACATTCCGGAAAGTTACCCTTTCTGGATGTTCTCATTACAAGAAACCAAGACGGCACCCTACATCACAGCATTTACCGGAAACCCACCCACACCGACCGTTACCTGCATCAGCGGTCTTTCCATCATCCTGCCATCAAGTCGTCAGTCAACCGTGCGCTGGTTCAACAGGCTTATACCATTTGTGATCCGGATAGCCTCCAGCATGAGTTGCAGCACATCACCACCTCTCTACAGCGGAATGGATACAACGCCAAGCAAGCCCGTCCCCCCCGACCAAAGGGTCTCCTTTACCCaaggtcaaacacacacacacacacccacagttag